A region of the Salvia splendens isolate huo1 chromosome 11, SspV2, whole genome shotgun sequence genome:
CCCCAAGCTTATTGGTGGATGAAAAATGATTGGTGGCTTTCAGAATTACTGATAACTCCCAAAATGGCAAATCCGACTGATCCTCAGACTTTCCTGCAAAAAAACACAAGATATGTTTCAAAAACCGAACACCATCTATATGTTTACTCCGCGAGTAATTAGTCTGACTCTGACCTTCTCCAATGGGAGTTTTGTaattcttcatcttcctccgcCACACATACAGACTCAAAGCCAAGACTAAAACAACAACTCCCAACACAGAAACCAAACTGGCTATCAATATCTCCCGTTTCTTTCCGTCGCCAGAATCTACAATCGAAGCAAATCAGATCCAGTATAACAAATTAAAGAAGAATTGATTAACATGAACGAAATTAAATCTAACCAGCCTCGGCCTCAGAAGCAGCCATCCTCACGTAAAAAACCTGTCCATCTTGAGACATAGTCCTAATATCAATCAAGTCATGATACCAAATCAAGCATCCAATCTTCCTCTTTATATCCAGCTGCGTGTACGCCATACAAGAGCAGTTCCTCAAACACTCTTCCCTGCACTCAACGAGCGTTAACGACGAATCATGCCACGAATCCCGAGCATCGGGCAGCTTGATCCCTGAATACctcacaaacacatcactcccGTCGCAGCTCAAGTTCTTCCTCCTGACACAACCGTCCGACCAATCCGCCCTCACCCACCCCTCGCGGTCCCGCGCCACAAACCGCTCCTCGTCGAGGCACCTGCACGACGGCGAGCCAGCCACGTCGCAGCTGCCGTACGCGCCGCAGAGCCTGTAAGTATCGCAGATATCCGATGGCAAGCTGAAGTAGATCACCCATCCGCGAGTCCGATCCACCCAAGTCCACCTCCGCGCGACGCCGTTTTGATTCAGCGCGTATCGCGAGATGAAGGACGCGTCGACTGAATCAGATCTGTAAATCACTCTCTCCTCATCCATCACGAATGTGAGCTTGTAAGTAGGGTCCTCCTTCGGGTTGGGGGGCCCGGGGAAGCGGAACCCATTCCACGGCCCGATCCTGGTTAAAACGTCGGAGCCGCGCTTGAGGAGTAGCTGCGGGTAGCCCGTGGGGTCGAGGTGGTAGCTGAATTCGCCGATGGCAGGGTCATCCACGCTCTTCCATGACGTCAGGTAGATCTCCTTCTTAGTGATTAGGTTCCAGCCGAGGTCCATGCCGGGGAGATACGTGTCGGTAGGGTAATCGAAGCTCTGCCAGAGGAAATCGTCATCCTCGCCTCCAGCTGAAATGACCAGGTTTCCGGAGTCGAGGAGCAGCGCGGTGGGggaggcggcggcagcggtggGGGAGTTGGAGGACCAGACGGTGGCATTAGCGCTGGTCTGGAGTATGAGGATGCCGGGGAGGACGAGCTTGAAGATGCCGGAGCTTTCCGTGAGCGGAAATTGGCGGTTGGCGACCCAGACTATTGTGGTTTCGGTGATGTTGTTGAA
Encoded here:
- the LOC121754992 gene encoding G-type lectin S-receptor-like serine/threonine-protein kinase At4g27290, which encodes MATFRFPWLIVILPLIFRPIIAQTDTITADEVLRDGETLVSASGKFALGFFSPGNSSNRYVGIWFNNITETTIVWVANRQFPLTESSGIFKLVLPGILILQTSANATVWSSNSPTAAAASPTALLLDSGNLVISAGGEDDDFLWQSFDYPTDTYLPGMDLGWNLITKKEIYLTSWKSVDDPAIGEFSYHLDPTGYPQLLLKRGSDVLTRIGPWNGFRFPGPPNPKEDPTYKLTFVMDEERVIYRSDSVDASFISRYALNQNGVARRWTWVDRTRGWVIYFSLPSDICDTYRLCGAYGSCDVAGSPSCRCLDEERFVARDREGWVRADWSDGCVRRKNLSCDGSDVFVRYSGIKLPDARDSWHDSSLTLVECREECLRNCSCMAYTQLDIKRKIGCLIWYHDLIDIRTMSQDGQVFYVRMAASEAEADSGDGKKREILIASLVSVLGVVVLVLALSLYVWRRKMKNYKTPIGEGKSEDQSDLPFWELSVILKATNHFSSTNKLGEGGFGLVYKGKLEGGQDIAVKRLSKESRQGLEELKNEVILISKLQHRNLVKLLGCCIQGDESMLIYQYLPNKSLDLILFDETKSRSLDWQKRFHIINGIARGLLYLHQDSPLRIIHRDLKASNILLDSEMNPKISDFGLARSFGGNETEAQTRRVVGTFGYMSPEYAVDGLFSVKSDVFSFGVLALEIVSGKKNRGFAHTDHRLNLLGHAWTLYQEGRLAELVDTFLNGEFEYAEVEKSIKVGLLCVQQNPEDRPKMSTVVWMLGKEGEIPEAKHPGFFTERQLVSGEAVASTNDVTITIPHPR